In one window of Verrucomicrobiota bacterium DNA:
- a CDS encoding FAD-binding protein, whose translation MSLPAPVGSITPAAREAVVASLQPLLGDRLSTDAAVRERHGKGASYHPCVPPDAVAFPRSTQEVSEIVQVCARHKVPLIPFGGGTSLEGHVAALHGGICIDVAQMNRIMQVNRDDFDATMEAGVTLRQLNDHLRDSGLFFSIDPGAAEVTTLGGMAATRASGTNTVRYGTMRENALALTVVLADGRIIRTARRARKSSAGYDLTRLFVGSEGTLGVITEVTVRLHAIPPAMSSATGSFPSVAAAVVTAIRTIQAGVPVARIELANAAVMDAIRHYSKLEVPAAPTLWLDFHGTEAGVAEQARTVEKIAAAQGGAGFCWTPDPEGRRKMWRARYDTYFAIQAQYPGTEVWVTDVCVPISRLAECITETEKDFAASFLPALIIGHVGDGNFHVGIPLHPANPQDIAEAKRLNERLVLRALALEGTCTGEHGIGYGKVDFLVAEHGDAVSVMRAIKQALDPNNLMNPGKILRI comes from the coding sequence ATGAGCCTGCCCGCCCCCGTTGGATCGATCACTCCCGCCGCGCGCGAGGCGGTGGTTGCCTCGCTGCAGCCGTTGCTGGGCGATCGGCTGTCGACCGATGCCGCCGTGCGCGAGCGTCACGGCAAAGGCGCATCTTACCATCCCTGCGTGCCGCCGGACGCGGTCGCCTTCCCGCGCTCGACTCAGGAGGTAAGCGAAATTGTCCAGGTCTGCGCGCGCCACAAGGTGCCGCTGATCCCGTTTGGGGGCGGCACCTCGCTCGAGGGTCACGTCGCCGCCCTGCACGGCGGGATCTGTATCGACGTGGCGCAGATGAACCGGATCATGCAGGTCAACCGGGATGATTTCGATGCCACCATGGAAGCGGGCGTTACCCTGCGGCAACTCAACGATCACCTGCGCGATAGCGGCCTATTCTTCTCGATTGACCCCGGAGCCGCCGAGGTGACCACTTTGGGCGGGATGGCGGCCACGCGCGCCTCGGGCACCAACACGGTTCGTTACGGCACGATGCGCGAAAATGCGCTGGCGCTCACGGTGGTGTTGGCGGACGGGCGCATCATCCGCACGGCCCGGCGCGCGCGCAAGTCCTCGGCCGGCTATGACCTGACCCGATTGTTTGTGGGCTCGGAGGGCACGCTCGGCGTGATCACGGAGGTGACGGTGCGCCTTCATGCGATCCCACCGGCCATGTCCTCGGCGACCGGTTCCTTCCCGAGCGTTGCGGCGGCGGTCGTCACGGCGATCCGGACCATCCAGGCCGGGGTGCCGGTGGCGCGTATCGAGTTGGCCAACGCTGCGGTCATGGACGCGATCCGGCACTATTCCAAGCTCGAGGTGCCGGCCGCACCGACGCTATGGTTGGATTTTCACGGTACCGAGGCCGGGGTGGCCGAGCAGGCCAGGACGGTCGAGAAAATCGCGGCGGCCCAGGGCGGTGCCGGCTTTTGCTGGACGCCGGACCCCGAGGGCCGACGCAAGATGTGGCGGGCCCGGTACGATACGTATTTCGCAATTCAGGCGCAGTACCCGGGCACGGAGGTCTGGGTGACCGACGTCTGCGTGCCCATTTCGCGCCTGGCCGAATGCATCACGGAGACCGAGAAAGACTTCGCCGCTTCCTTTCTGCCGGCCCTGATTATCGGCCACGTCGGCGACGGCAATTTTCACGTCGGCATTCCGCTTCATCCGGCGAATCCTCAGGACATCGCGGAGGCGAAGCGCCTGAACGAGCGCTTGGTCCTGCGCGCGCTGGCCCTGGAGGGCACGTGCACGGGCGAACACGGCATCGGCTATGGCAAGGTGGATTTCCTGGTCGCCGAGCACGGCGACGCGGTCAGCGTCATGCGCGCCATCAAGCAGGCGCTCGACCCCAACAACCTGATGAACCCAGGCAAAATTCTGCGGATCTGA